The following coding sequences are from one Novosphingobium sp. KACC 22771 window:
- a CDS encoding glutathione S-transferase family protein: MALKYYHAEPAANSLKSMIPLIEKGLDWESVYVDLHKFEQHQPWFTAINPEGQVPVLDHDGAIITHTTVINEYLEDVFPDDQPEGGPLRPRDPVGAARMRYWNKFVDEHVMNFVSMHGWHRMVGIIARNIESGEFEKLLASIPLPDQRKKWATARSGFSETDLANATAKIEYAVDKVERQLGETAWLAGDAYTLADINFYSHCGMMVERMFPEMEIARRCPRLVEWRDRMTARPAVARALAGEDRTAPGLRTWTGHAR, from the coding sequence ATGGCGTTGAAATATTACCATGCCGAACCGGCGGCCAATTCCCTGAAATCCATGATCCCGCTGATCGAAAAGGGGCTGGACTGGGAAAGTGTCTATGTCGATCTGCACAAGTTCGAGCAGCATCAGCCGTGGTTCACCGCGATCAACCCCGAGGGGCAGGTGCCGGTGCTCGACCATGACGGGGCGATCATCACCCACACTACGGTCATCAACGAATATCTCGAAGATGTCTTTCCCGATGATCAGCCCGAGGGCGGCCCGCTGCGCCCGCGCGATCCGGTGGGCGCGGCGCGGATGCGTTATTGGAACAAGTTCGTTGACGAGCATGTGATGAATTTCGTTTCAATGCATGGCTGGCACCGGATGGTGGGCATCATCGCCCGCAACATCGAATCGGGCGAATTTGAAAAGCTGCTGGCCAGCATTCCCCTGCCCGATCAGCGCAAGAAATGGGCCACCGCACGCAGCGGGTTCTCCGAAACCGATCTGGCCAATGCCACCGCGAAAATCGAATATGCGGTGGACAAGGTGGAGCGCCAGTTGGGCGAAACGGCGTGGCTGGCGGGTGATGCCTATACGCTGGCCGACATCAATTTTTACAGCCATTGCGGGATGATGGTCGAGCGCATGTTCCCCGAAATGGAGATTGCGCGGCGTTGCCCTCGTTTGGTGGAATGGCGCGACCGGATGACGGCGCGCCCGGCGGTGGCGCGCGCGCTGGCGGGCGAGGACCGCACCGCGCCCGGCCTGCGCACATGGACGGGCCACGCAAGATAA
- a CDS encoding amidohydrolase family protein, translating into MPIDLSKIRAIDVHVHAEVSCHDPEDPVMGQFFDAASAYFKAPRERPKMPEIVELYREAQIAFCLFTVDCESHIGAKRVSNFEIAEFAAKHDDICIPFASIDPHKGRMGAREARDLVENCGVKGFKFHHIMQGCAPADQMAYPIYEIINHYKLPAIFHTGHSGMGTGMRGGGGVRLKYGQPMLVDDVAVDFPDMKIILAHPSWPWVDESLSMALHKTNVYIDLSGWSPKYFAPQIIQYANTQLRKKMLFGSDFPLIHPDKWLDAARGVGFREEVLPGIMKDNAARLLGLV; encoded by the coding sequence ATGCCCATCGACCTTTCCAAAATCCGCGCCATCGATGTGCATGTCCACGCCGAGGTATCGTGCCACGACCCGGAAGACCCGGTGATGGGCCAGTTTTTCGACGCCGCCAGCGCCTATTTCAAGGCCCCGCGTGAGCGGCCCAAGATGCCCGAAATCGTCGAGCTTTACCGCGAGGCGCAGATTGCCTTCTGCCTGTTCACCGTGGATTGCGAGAGCCACATTGGGGCCAAGCGGGTTTCCAATTTCGAGATCGCCGAATTTGCGGCGAAACATGATGACATCTGCATCCCCTTTGCCAGCATCGACCCGCACAAGGGCCGCATGGGCGCGCGCGAGGCCCGCGATCTGGTCGAGAATTGCGGGGTCAAGGGCTTTAAATTCCACCACATCATGCAGGGCTGCGCGCCTGCCGATCAGATGGCCTATCCCATTTACGAGATCATCAACCATTACAAACTGCCCGCGATTTTCCACACCGGCCATTCGGGCATGGGCACGGGTATGCGCGGCGGCGGTGGCGTGCGGCTGAAATATGGTCAGCCGATGCTGGTGGATGATGTGGCGGTCGATTTCCCCGACATGAAGATCATTCTGGCCCATCCGTCATGGCCATGGGTGGATGAGAGCCTGTCGATGGCGCTGCATAAAACCAATGTTTACATCGATCTGTCGGGCTGGAGCCCCAAATATTTCGCGCCCCAGATCATCCAGTACGCCAACACGCAACTGCGCAAGAAGATGCTGTTCGGCAGCGATTTTCCGCTGATCCACCCGGACAAGTGGTTGGATGCGGCGCGCGGCGTGGGTTTCCGCGAGGAGGTTCTGCCCGGCATCATGAAGGATAATGCGGCGCGGCTTTTGGGCTTGGTCTGA
- a CDS encoding aldehyde dehydrogenase family protein translates to MNEMTTLSYQQHAYSAAAQKSLSRKPALFINGEWVASSHGELIDVEDPSSGKVVSQIVDASVADTDRAVAAARAAFDDGRWSGLPPIAREKIMLRLADLIEAHAEEFAELEAIDNGKPKTMAGAIDVPGAVSHIRYMAGFAAKVGGETTPPYTLPTGAFFTYTVKEPVGVCAQIVPWNFPLLMACLKIGPALAAGCTIILKPAEQTSLTALRLADLIAESGIPAGVVNVITGYGHVSGDRLVKHPDVDKVAFTGSTEIGKLINKNATDTLKHVTLELGGKSPVVVMPDVDVAEAAPGAAGAIFFNSGQVCVAGSRLYAHRSVFDQVVEGIANTAPFWAPRPSLDPAAHMGPLVSQEQFDRVMGYIEAGKRDGASVAMGGDAPSADGYYVNPTMLVNVNPQMSVVREEIFGPVVVAQRFDDLDEVVKEANNTQFGLAASVWTKDASTLHRLASKIKAGTVWANCHAMIDVALPFGGYKESGVGREQGRAGIEAYLETKSVIMKL, encoded by the coding sequence ATGAACGAGATGACCACGCTCTCCTATCAGCAGCATGCCTATTCGGCGGCGGCGCAAAAGTCGCTCTCGCGAAAGCCCGCCTTGTTCATCAATGGCGAATGGGTGGCCTCCAGCCACGGCGAACTGATCGACGTCGAGGACCCCTCCTCGGGCAAGGTGGTCAGCCAGATCGTGGACGCCAGCGTGGCCGACACCGACCGCGCCGTGGCCGCCGCGCGCGCGGCCTTTGACGATGGTCGCTGGAGCGGTCTGCCGCCCATCGCGCGCGAAAAGATCATGCTGCGTCTGGCCGATCTGATCGAGGCCCATGCCGAGGAATTTGCCGAGCTGGAAGCCATCGACAACGGCAAGCCCAAGACCATGGCGGGCGCCATCGACGTGCCCGGCGCCGTCAGCCACATCCGCTATATGGCCGGTTTTGCCGCCAAGGTGGGTGGTGAGACGACCCCGCCCTATACGCTGCCGACCGGCGCGTTCTTCACCTATACGGTCAAGGAGCCGGTGGGCGTCTGCGCCCAGATCGTGCCGTGGAATTTCCCGCTGCTGATGGCCTGTTTGAAGATCGGTCCGGCGCTGGCGGCGGGCTGCACGATCATTTTGAAGCCTGCGGAGCAGACCAGCCTGACGGCGCTGCGGCTGGCCGATCTGATTGCGGAGAGCGGCATTCCGGCGGGCGTGGTCAATGTGATCACCGGCTATGGCCATGTCTCGGGCGACCGTCTGGTCAAGCATCCCGATGTGGACAAGGTGGCCTTCACCGGCTCGACCGAAATCGGCAAGCTGATCAACAAGAACGCCACCGATACTCTCAAGCATGTCACGCTGGAACTGGGCGGGAAATCGCCGGTGGTGGTAATGCCCGACGTGGATGTGGCCGAGGCGGCGCCGGGGGCGGCGGGCGCGATCTTCTTCAATTCGGGGCAGGTTTGCGTGGCGGGCTCGCGGCTTTACGCGCACCGTTCGGTGTTTGATCAGGTGGTTGAAGGCATTGCCAATACCGCGCCTTTCTGGGCCCCGCGCCCTTCGCTGGACCCGGCTGCGCATATGGGGCCGCTGGTGTCGCAGGAGCAGTTCGACCGCGTGATGGGATACATCGAGGCGGGCAAGCGCGATGGCGCCAGTGTGGCCATGGGCGGCGATGCGCCCAGCGCCGATGGTTACTATGTGAACCCCACCATGCTGGTGAACGTCAACCCGCAAATGAGCGTGGTGCGCGAGGAAATCTTCGGGCCTGTCGTCGTGGCCCAGCGTTTTGATGACCTCGACGAGGTGGTCAAGGAAGCCAACAACACCCAGTTTGGCCTGGCCGCCAGCGTGTGGACCAAGGACGCCTCGACGCTGCATCGGCTGGCCAGCAAGATCAAGGCCGGGACCGTCTGGGCCAATTGCCACGCGATGATCGACGTGGCGCTGCCCTTTGGCGGATACAAGGAGAGCGGTGTCGGCCGTGAGCAGGGCCGGGCGGGGATCGAGGCTTATCTGGAAACGAAGTCGGTGATTATGAAGTTGTGA
- a CDS encoding PQQ-dependent dehydrogenase, methanol/ethanol family gives MQAQAKSGAKSALWLGGLLAGAAVLAYAGGATGAGKVKLAVNAAAIAASGDKGDNWLSHGRTYDEQRFSPLTQINTGNVSQLGLAWFADLDTTRGQEATPLVIDGVIYTTTAWSKAKAYDALTGKLIWEYDPKVPGETAVKACCDVVNRGMGAWGDKLFYGTLDGRLIALDRTTGRLLWSTVTVDRTKPYTITGAPRVINGVVIIGNGGAEMGVRGFVAGYDANTGKQLWKFWTVPDQPGKNKEDYLKRAEATWKGEWWKLGGGGTVWDSMAYDPALDLLYIGVGNGSPWNQSYRSPGGGDNLYLSSIVAVRPKTGQYVWHFQETPGETWDFTATQHIVLADLMIDGRMRKVLMHAPKNGFFYVVDRQTGQFIKGKNFVPMNWATGLDPKTGRPIENPEARFDKTGKPFVSMPGAGGAHSWQPMAYDPRQKLMFIPANIAAFPYVPEEKWKAAKYGFNNGLNQGAAAMPANNDVREVAKAATKGALIAWDPVTQTEKWRVDYPGPSNGGLLATAGDLLFQGTAKGDFVAYSSLDGKKLWSFDAQTGVIAAPVTFTVKGQQYVAVMAGWGGIWPLATGALAWKSGPVRNISRLLVFKMGGKAQLPAKPDPNFGPLDPPAQTASKEVVAKGAYTFGRFCGVCHGDAAIGGGVVPDLRHSAALGSPETWQAIVHDGALKANGMIGWSAQLSREDIDAIRHYVIARAHEDKALGEK, from the coding sequence ATGCAAGCGCAAGCAAAGTCAGGGGCGAAGAGCGCCTTGTGGTTGGGTGGACTGCTGGCCGGGGCCGCCGTGCTGGCTTATGCCGGCGGCGCGACCGGGGCGGGCAAGGTCAAACTGGCCGTCAATGCCGCCGCCATCGCCGCATCGGGCGACAAGGGTGACAACTGGCTCAGCCACGGCCGCACCTATGACGAGCAACGCTTCAGCCCGCTGACCCAGATCAACACCGGCAATGTGAGCCAACTTGGCCTGGCATGGTTTGCCGATCTGGACACCACGCGCGGTCAGGAAGCCACGCCGCTGGTGATCGACGGGGTGATCTATACCACTACCGCCTGGTCCAAGGCGAAGGCCTATGATGCTCTGACCGGCAAGCTGATCTGGGAATATGACCCCAAGGTGCCGGGCGAAACGGCGGTCAAGGCCTGCTGCGATGTGGTCAATCGCGGCATGGGCGCGTGGGGCGACAAGCTGTTCTACGGTACGCTGGACGGGCGCCTGATCGCGCTGGACCGCACCACCGGGCGGCTGTTGTGGTCGACGGTGACGGTGGACCGCACCAAGCCCTATACGATCACCGGCGCGCCGCGCGTCATCAACGGCGTGGTCATCATCGGCAATGGCGGGGCGGAGATGGGCGTGCGCGGCTTTGTCGCCGGCTATGACGCCAATACCGGCAAGCAGCTCTGGAAATTCTGGACCGTCCCGGATCAGCCGGGCAAGAATAAGGAAGACTACCTCAAGCGCGCCGAGGCGACGTGGAAGGGCGAGTGGTGGAAGCTGGGCGGCGGCGGCACCGTGTGGGACTCGATGGCCTATGATCCGGCGCTCGACCTGCTCTATATCGGCGTGGGCAATGGATCCCCGTGGAACCAGTCCTATCGCTCGCCGGGTGGGGGGGATAATCTCTACCTGTCCTCCATCGTCGCGGTGCGGCCCAAGACCGGCCAATATGTCTGGCATTTTCAGGAAACGCCGGGCGAGACATGGGATTTCACCGCCACCCAGCATATCGTTCTGGCCGACCTGATGATCGACGGGCGGATGCGCAAGGTCTTGATGCACGCGCCCAAGAACGGCTTTTTCTATGTGGTGGACCGCCAGACCGGGCAATTCATCAAGGGCAAGAATTTCGTGCCGATGAACTGGGCCACGGGTCTTGACCCCAAGACCGGCCGCCCGATCGAAAATCCCGAAGCGCGGTTTGACAAGACCGGCAAGCCTTTTGTCTCGATGCCCGGCGCGGGCGGAGCGCATAGCTGGCAGCCGATGGCCTATGATCCCCGGCAAAAGCTGATGTTCATCCCGGCCAATATCGCGGCCTTCCCCTATGTGCCGGAGGAGAAGTGGAAAGCGGCCAAATATGGTTTCAACAACGGGCTGAATCAGGGCGCCGCCGCGATGCCCGCCAACAATGACGTGCGCGAGGTGGCCAAGGCGGCCACCAAGGGCGCGCTGATCGCGTGGGATCCGGTGACCCAGACCGAGAAGTGGCGCGTGGATTATCCCGGCCCGTCGAACGGCGGCTTGTTGGCCACGGCGGGCGATCTGCTGTTTCAGGGCACGGCCAAGGGCGATTTCGTCGCCTATTCCTCGCTGGACGGCAAGAAACTGTGGTCCTTTGACGCGCAGACCGGGGTGATTGCCGCGCCGGTGACGTTCACGGTCAAGGGGCAGCAATATGTGGCCGTGATGGCGGGCTGGGGCGGGATCTGGCCGCTGGCCACCGGGGCGCTGGCGTGGAAGTCGGGGCCGGTGCGCAATATCAGCCGGTTGCTGGTGTTCAAGATGGGCGGCAAGGCGCAATTGCCCGCCAAGCCCGACCCCAATTTCGGCCCGCTCGACCCTCCGGCCCAGACCGCGAGCAAGGAAGTGGTGGCCAAGGGGGCCTATACGTTCGGGCGGTTCTGCGGCGTGTGCCATGGCGATGCGGCCATTGGTGGCGGCGTGGTGCCCGATCTGCGCCACAGCGCGGCGCTGGGCAGCCCGGAAACGTGGCAGGCGATCGTGCATGACGGCGCGTTGAAAGCCAATGGCATGATCGGCTGGAGCGCGCAGTTGAGCCGCGAGGACATTGACGCGATCCGCCATTACGTCATCGCCCGCGCCCATGAGGATAAGGCCCTGGGAGAAAAATAG
- a CDS encoding class III extradiol dioxygenase family protein, with amino-acid sequence MAEIVGAYFTSHVPAIGGAIHKGLQQEPYWKPFFDGFHKVHEWLAQVKPDVAIVFNNDHGLNFFLDKMPTFAVGAAAEYHNADEGWGLPLYKPFAGHTELSWHLINSLVEDEFDITTCQKMLVDHALSIPFELAWPDVSAWPVKIVPFAINTVQHPLPSAKRCLALGQAVNKALQSWTGDERIVIIGTGGLSHQLDGERAGFINRDYDTFCMDNLSVDPAALTHDSIHEMVRKAGTQGVEVLNWIAARGALGLEAATEIHRNYHIPISNTAAATMLMEPA; translated from the coding sequence ATGGCTGAAATCGTAGGCGCTTATTTCACCAGCCACGTCCCCGCCATCGGCGGCGCGATCCACAAGGGGCTGCAACAGGAACCCTATTGGAAGCCCTTCTTCGACGGGTTTCACAAGGTCCACGAATGGCTGGCGCAGGTGAAGCCCGATGTCGCCATCGTGTTCAACAATGACCATGGGCTCAACTTCTTCCTCGACAAGATGCCCACTTTTGCCGTGGGCGCGGCGGCCGAATATCACAATGCCGATGAAGGCTGGGGCCTGCCATTGTACAAGCCTTTTGCCGGGCATACCGAGCTGAGCTGGCACCTCATCAACTCTCTGGTCGAGGATGAGTTCGACATCACCACCTGTCAGAAGATGCTGGTGGACCATGCGCTCTCGATTCCCTTTGAACTGGCGTGGCCCGATGTGTCGGCATGGCCGGTCAAGATCGTGCCCTTTGCCATCAACACGGTGCAGCATCCGCTGCCCTCGGCCAAGCGCTGTCTGGCGCTGGGGCAGGCGGTGAACAAGGCGCTGCAAAGCTGGACCGGCGACGAGCGGATTGTCATCATCGGCACGGGCGGCCTCTCGCATCAACTGGATGGCGAACGCGCCGGTTTCATCAACCGCGACTATGACACATTCTGCATGGACAATCTCTCGGTTGATCCCGCCGCGCTGACGCATGACTCGATCCACGAAATGGTGCGCAAGGCCGGGACGCAGGGCGTCGAGGTGCTCAACTGGATTGCGGCGCGCGGGGCCTTGGGGCTGGAGGCGGCGACGGAAATTCACCGCAATTACCACATCCCGATCTCGAACACGGCGGCAGCCACCATGCTGATGGAACCAGCGTAA
- a CDS encoding protocatechuate 4,5-dioxygenase subunit alpha: MSGPQNASAPIPGTHLFDGDAAAKGFALNAMCYSFNDAANRQAFLDDEEAYCAKFHLTPQQREAVAQRSVLGMIEAGGNIYYLAKLAGIFGLNVQDVGSMQTGVSVDNFKSMLLAQGAGQTYDEAHGAMIHKEKVHG, translated from the coding sequence ATGTCTGGACCGCAAAATGCGAGCGCCCCGATTCCCGGCACCCATCTGTTTGATGGCGATGCCGCGGCCAAGGGCTTTGCGCTCAATGCCATGTGCTATTCGTTTAACGATGCCGCCAATCGTCAGGCCTTCCTTGATGACGAGGAAGCCTATTGCGCGAAATTCCACCTGACCCCGCAGCAGCGCGAGGCCGTGGCCCAACGCAGCGTGCTGGGCATGATCGAGGCGGGCGGCAACATCTATTATCTGGCCAAGCTGGCCGGGATCTTTGGCCTGAATGTTCAGGATGTCGGCTCGATGCAGACGGGCGTTTCGGTGGACAATTTCAAATCCATGCTGCTGGCGCAAGGCGCGGGCCAGACATATGATGAGGCGCATGGCGCCATGATCCATAAGGAGAAGGTCCATGGCTGA
- a CDS encoding EamA family transporter — translation MQPALLMLILTSVAMSAIAQLLLKMGVGSVRADGAGAGIAFLQSPWVIAGFGLYGLGAILWLYVLARLPLSAAYPFVGLGFILTMALGVLALGESLSPIRIAGTVLIALGCVCVSRSIA, via the coding sequence ATGCAACCGGCCCTTTTGATGCTGATCCTGACCAGCGTGGCCATGTCGGCTATCGCGCAATTGCTGCTCAAAATGGGCGTGGGGTCGGTGCGTGCCGATGGCGCGGGGGCGGGCATCGCCTTCCTGCAATCGCCATGGGTGATCGCGGGCTTTGGCCTTTATGGGCTGGGGGCGATCCTGTGGCTCTATGTGCTGGCCCGCCTGCCGCTCAGCGCGGCCTATCCCTTTGTCGGCCTCGGCTTCATCCTGACCATGGCGCTGGGCGTGCTGGCGCTGGGCGAGAGCCTGAGCCCGATCCGCATTGCGGGCACCGTGCTGATCGCGCTGGGCTGCGTCTGCGTTTCAAGGAGCATCGCATAA
- a CDS encoding UbiA family prenyltransferase: MLHERITDDTVLVVDLDRTLISGDVAMEACVTEAKRGFMALFVLLWTMIRGRARLKTLLARRAPVDPALLHYRPEVLELITHARRQRRRVVLASAAHWRNARRVAAHLGLFDEVIASGARRNAKGGAKLTAIREALGNQPFDYVGDCGADRRIWREARVAYTVEAPTGMAHEERLTPARSRLRALVKAARPHQWAKNALVFVPLASSGLLANPHAIAQSLLAFAAMSLIASSVYLLNDLLDIESDRQHAKKRHRPLASGALPIPHALVACVAFAGAGLALAWQLGLPSFSAMATYFALTLAYSMRLKAAMIADVLTLACLYTIRIVAGAAAIAVPVSSWLLLFSVFFFLSLGYLKRYVELRSSAREPDELLSGRGYTRSDTEIVAISGLAAGMVSILVMVLFAEAMGKTGAYATPQLLWLLPLPLLYWLNRIWMMGRRGQVDSDPVAFAITDAKSIAVGAALGGILVVAKFAAIGHWLPQLGVA; encoded by the coding sequence ATGCTGCATGAACGCATCACCGATGACACGGTTCTGGTGGTCGATCTGGACCGCACGCTGATTTCGGGCGATGTGGCGATGGAGGCCTGCGTGACCGAGGCCAAGCGCGGTTTCATGGCCCTGTTCGTGCTGCTGTGGACGATGATCCGGGGGCGGGCGCGTTTGAAGACCCTGTTGGCCCGGCGCGCGCCGGTCGATCCGGCCTTGCTGCATTATCGCCCCGAGGTGCTGGAACTGATCACCCATGCCCGCCGCCAGCGCCGCCGCGTGGTGCTGGCCAGCGCGGCCCATTGGCGCAATGCGCGCCGCGTGGCCGCCCATCTGGGCCTGTTCGACGAAGTGATCGCCAGCGGCGCCCGCCGCAACGCCAAAGGCGGCGCGAAACTGACCGCCATCCGCGAAGCCTTGGGCAACCAGCCCTTCGATTATGTGGGCGATTGCGGGGCGGATCGCCGCATCTGGCGCGAGGCGCGCGTGGCCTATACCGTCGAGGCCCCCACCGGCATGGCGCATGAAGAACGCCTGACCCCGGCGCGCAGCCGCCTGCGCGCGCTGGTCAAGGCCGCCCGCCCGCATCAATGGGCCAAGAACGCGCTGGTCTTTGTGCCGCTGGCCTCCTCGGGCCTGTTGGCCAATCCCCATGCCATCGCCCAATCGCTCCTCGCCTTTGCCGCGATGAGCCTGATCGCTTCGTCGGTCTACCTGCTCAACGACCTGCTCGACATCGAGAGCGACCGCCAGCACGCCAAGAAGCGCCACCGCCCGCTGGCCAGCGGAGCGCTGCCGATCCCGCATGCGTTGGTGGCCTGCGTGGCGTTTGCGGGCGCGGGACTGGCGCTGGCGTGGCAATTGGGCCTGCCCAGCTTTTCGGCCATGGCGACTTATTTCGCGCTGACGCTGGCCTATTCGATGCGGTTGAAGGCCGCGATGATTGCCGATGTGCTGACCCTCGCCTGCCTCTACACGATCCGCATCGTGGCGGGCGCGGCGGCGATTGCGGTGCCGGTGTCGTCATGGCTGCTGCTGTTCAGTGTCTTTTTCTTCCTCAGCCTCGGCTACCTCAAGCGCTATGTCGAATTGCGCAGCAGCGCGCGCGAGCCCGACGAATTGCTCTCCGGGCGCGGCTATACCCGCTCCGACACCGAAATCGTCGCGATCAGCGGGCTGGCGGCGGGCATGGTCTCGATCCTGGTCATGGTCCTGTTTGCCGAGGCGATGGGCAAGACCGGCGCCTATGCCACGCCGCAATTGCTCTGGCTGCTGCCGCTGCCGCTGCTCTACTGGCTCAACCGCATCTGGATGATGGGCCGCCGGGGACAGGTGGACAGCGATCCGGTCGCCTTTGCCATTACGGACGCCAAGAGCATTGCCGTGGGCGCGGCGCTGGGGGGCATTCTGGTGGTGGCCAAATTTGCCGCCATCGGCCATTGGCTGCCGCAACTGGGGGTCGCCTGA
- the mtgA gene encoding monofunctional biosynthetic peptidoglycan transglycosylase yields MARFFARPGPNRSSRFRLGWYLAMAILWFVGLSVGITLIYRVVPPPVTLTMLFDKNGFNKSWTPLSRIDRKMVDAVIAGEDSRFCVHHGFDGAGIEYALERNLAGDGSKLRGGSTISQQTAKNTFLWQGSGITRYIRKALEAWFTVLIENLWPKRRIMEVYLNVAETGIGTYGVEAGAQRYFHHSAANLTQIEAARIAAALPSPKKRAVVGATGFTRRHGNTIAKRSGVVRRNDQDDCIYQ; encoded by the coding sequence ATGGCACGCTTCTTTGCCCGCCCCGGGCCAAACCGTAGTTCCCGTTTCCGCCTCGGCTGGTATCTGGCCATGGCCATCCTGTGGTTCGTCGGCCTGTCGGTGGGCATCACGCTGATCTATCGCGTGGTGCCGCCGCCCGTCACACTGACCATGCTGTTTGACAAAAACGGGTTCAACAAATCATGGACGCCCCTCTCGCGCATCGACCGCAAGATGGTGGACGCGGTGATCGCGGGCGAGGATTCGCGCTTTTGCGTCCACCACGGCTTTGACGGCGCAGGCATCGAATATGCGCTGGAGCGCAATCTGGCGGGCGACGGCAGCAAGCTGCGCGGCGGATCGACCATCAGCCAGCAGACCGCGAAAAACACCTTCCTCTGGCAAGGCAGCGGCATCACCCGATACATCCGCAAGGCGCTGGAGGCATGGTTCACCGTGCTGATCGAAAACCTTTGGCCCAAGCGGCGGATCATGGAGGTTTACCTCAACGTGGCGGAAACCGGCATCGGCACCTATGGCGTCGAGGCCGGCGCCCAGCGCTATTTCCACCACTCGGCCGCCAACCTGACACAAATCGAGGCCGCCCGCATCGCCGCTGCCCTGCCCAGCCCGAAAAAACGCGCCGTGGTGGGCGCCACGGGATTTACCCGCCGCCATGGCAACACCATCGCCAAACGCTCGGGCGTGGTGCGGCGCAATGATCAGGATGATTGCATTTATCAGTAA